One region of Drosophila subobscura isolate 14011-0131.10 chromosome J, UCBerk_Dsub_1.0, whole genome shotgun sequence genomic DNA includes:
- the LOC117893798 gene encoding uncharacterized protein LOC117893798, protein MLFKVLLLALLASLGCQAKPQLLLTAPVNYATAGAAGAWLATAPATYYPAYAGYPAYASYAYAPVYGAYATYPYYSYLRR, encoded by the exons ATGCTCTTCAAAGTATTGCTG CTCGCACTGCTGGCGTCACTCGGCTGTCAGGCAAagcctcagctgctgctcacaGCGCCAGTGAATTATGCAACGGCAGGAGCGGCAGGTGCCTGGCTGGCTACAGCACCAGCGACCTACTATCCGGCATATGCCGGCTATCCGGCATACGCGTCGTATGCGTATGCACCGGTCTATGGCGCATACGCCACGTATCCCTACTACTCCTACCTGAGACGCTGA
- the LOC117894977 gene encoding uncharacterized protein LOC117894977 yields MFNIFECQLNKMEEEDTEELMLDNHYETLLTRYEDYFKGLAFNSDRIIIGKWLEVFGQATAEEKLARNGLMLLLQGHLSEFGLLKEPFTDMRNCSRNLNSVLDNYQGITMGQEEEEPTEYTEFSEASSELGSYDQHLSSAVTGIRNGNFMQKMKTFEGNAQRTEMTATLDSSHSSEHLLNFGKNLAKRTTSYNLPQLNQEEPTPQSAFLNEYASLHELKQRFEEVAKRLGVESTPCLAEQKPSEGETLKAATSLGEQIRLMAGNHRSEVAIHEPIRKQNWTQRSWKRAQPAHSQSKVEATAQRAEGGAETLKPGKHVHFMDQRSSHESFKDATTQHEPETAEEASPILRQEKPRSKDAATEWTPETSSLSPSLDDRKEKRSKGHRAPRCKDSTTQWTPRETTQSCSSKPALNEPRKIQGKFPKEPRTTKDATTECTPRDGKPQEDQQQIQRPKAGIEQKETTKPSSAPSAAPSSVAENLQILMERNEELRRQCLKYYHEDGRLRRSPAGDSQLQLQPQRLSKGFKRGVLRGMQRLRRWNGAPHSLKFFSAIFSRCGVRVGHRRLRSLDRQLEQMASRWLQEQLRLRRERVWSLYLRSVTAKSAPQLTPRTAKELDQLFENRKAVFLEEMEHTAKLKELWVEQCLGRIRDQQLQQVLGKLDEKYLKLVKGLNKLVRRQEKLSRHNARLPRSLINFI; encoded by the exons atgttcaatatttttgagTGTCAGCTCAATAAAATGGAAGAAGAGGACACAGAGGAGCTGATGCTAGACAATCACTACGAAACGCTGCTCACACGTTATGAGGACTACTTCAAGGGTTTGGCCTTCAATTCGGATCGCATAATCATTGGCAAATGGCTGGAGGTCTTTGGGCAGGCGACCGCTGAAGAGAAGTTAGCTCGGAAtgggctgatgctgctgctgcagggccacCTCTCGGAGTTTGGTTTGCTCAAGGAACCCTTTACGGATATGCGAAATTGTAGCAGGAATCTAAACAGCGTTTTGGATAATTATCAGGGCATAACGATGGggcaggaggaagaggagccaACAGAGTACACAGAGTTCT CAGAGGCCTCCTCGGAGCTGGGTTCCTACGATCAGCATCTCTCCAGTGCCGTTACAGGAAtcagaaatggaaattttatgCAGAAGATGAAAACCTTTGAGGGAAACGCTCAGCGCACAGAAATGACAGCCACGCTGGACTCCAGCCATAGCAGTGAACATTTGCTGAACTTTGGTAAGAATTTGGCCAAGAGAACAACTTCCTACAACCTGCCGCAGCTCAACCAAGAAGAGCCAACGCCGCAGAGTGCTTTCCTGAACGAATACGCCTCATTACATGAGCTGAAGCAGCGCTTCGAGGAAGTGGCCAAGCGGCTAGGAGTTGAGTCCACACCCTGCCTGGCAGAGCAGAAACCATCGGAGGGTGAGACCCTGAAGGCAGCAACGTCTCTGGGTGAGCAAATAAGGTTAATGGCTGGGAACCACCGATCGGAGGTGGCCATACACGAACCTATAAGGAAACAGAATTGGACACAACGCAGCTGGAAGCGGGCACAGCCCGCACACAGTCAGAGCAAGGTAGAAGCGACAGCCCAACGGGCAGAAGGAGGCGCTGAGACATTGAAGCCAGGCAAACATGTGCATTTCATGGATCAACGCAGCAGCCATGAGAGCTTCAAAGATGCCACAACACAGCATGAGCCAGAAACTGCAGAGGAAGCAAGCCCCATACTTCGACAGGAGAAACCACGAAGCAAAGATGCTGCAACGGAATGGACAC CAGAAACATCAAGCTTAAGCCCATCACTGGATGATCGAAAGGAGAAGCGGAGTAAAGGCCACCGGGCACCAAGGTGTAAAGACTCCACAACCCAATGGACACCAAGAGAAACAACACAAAGCTGCAGCTCTAAGCCTGCACTGAATGAGCCAAGAAAGATCCAGGGTAAGTTCCCCAAGGAACCACGAACCACGAAAGATGCCACAACGGAATGTACACCACGCGATGGAAAGCCACAGGAAGATCAGCAGCAGATCCAACGACCCAAAGCAGGCATTGAGCAAAAGGAAACCACAAAGCCAAGCTCCGCTCCAAGCGCCGCTCCAAGTTCTGTGGCTGAAAACCTACAAATCCTAATGGAAAGAAACGAGGAGCTGCGTCGTCAGTGCCTGAAGTACTACCACGAAGATGGCCGCTTGAGGCGAAGCCCAGCCGGTGACtcgcagctccagctgcagcctcaACGACTGTCCAAGGGTTTCAAACGTGGGGTACTGCGAGGCATGCAGCGTCTGAGACGCTGGAATGGAGCACCACACAGCCTGAAGTTCTTCTCGGCCATCTTCAGCCGGTGCGGCGTGCGCGTGGGACACAGGCGACTGCGCAGCCTGGACCGGCAGCTGGAGCAGATGGCCAGCAGGTGGCTGCAGGAGCAGTTGCGACTGAGACGGGAGCGTGTCTGGAGCCTCTATCTCCGGTCCGTGACTGCCAAGAGTGCGCCACAGCTCACGCCGCGGACAGCCAAGGAGCTGGATCAGCTGTTCGAGAACCGCAAGGCAGTCTTCCTGGAGGAGATGGAGCACACGGCCAAGCTGAAGGAGCTGTGGGTGGAGCAGTGTCTGGGCCGAATACGggaccagcagctgcagcaggtgcTGGGCAAACTCGATGAGAAGTACCTGAAACTCGTAAAGGGACTGAACAAGCTCGTCCGCCGGCAGGAGAAGCTTTCGAGGCATAACGCCAGGCTGCCCCgctcattaattaatttcatttaa
- the LOC117893612 gene encoding uncharacterized protein LOC117893612: MDFQTKYSKRHLNGTIYIATRRVLEEKQRSELESGAGELYLWFKAPFAAYDIEQIAQVASELGEIYVIRFKVDFRSESRGYAFLQYIDASLQAKALEVLKQRFRDLNLDINILPSRNCRELVMITAAGTGPTPLKVYQQMLKICSFNSVRVYEYRPHTYMHVFSYVNNEAATLAFRDIRANILRFGHAAHVSWLRTNQTLDNDDFVTDCCQQLDSEMKPESNAESCNCFTFSRPQVVVIVFSEECQQFQGNATTCGIMQLNECKPEQEEEQQL, encoded by the exons ATGGATTTCCAGACCAAATACTCCAAAAGACACTTGAATGGAACCATCTACATAGCCACACGACGCGTGCTGGAGGAGAAGCAACGATCGGAGCTGGAAAGTGGTGCGGGTGAG CTGTATTTGTGGTTCAAGGCACCGTTTGCCGCATATGACATCGAGCAGATTGCGCAGGTGGCCAGCGAACTGGGCGAGATCTATGTGATACGCTTCAAGGTGGATTTTCGCAGCGAGAGTCGCGGCTATGCGTTCCTGCAGTACATCGACGCGTCGCTGCAGGCGAAGGCCCTGGAAGT CTTAAAGCAACGCTTTAGGGACCTCAACTTGGACATCAACATATTGCCATCGCGCAATTGCCGGGAACTGGTCATGATAACGGCGGCGGGCACGGGCCCCACACCCCTGAAGGTCTACCAGCAAATGCTCAAGATTTGCAGCTTCAAtagtgtgcgtgtgtacgAGTACCGTCCGCACACATACATGCACGTCTTCTCCTACGTAAACAACGAGGCGGCCACGCTGGCATTTCGCGACATTCGTGCCAACATTTTGCGCTTTGGCCACGCCGCTCATGTCTCCTGGCTGCGCACAAATCAGACGCTGGACAACGATGACTTTGTCACTGACTGCTGCCAGCAGTTGGACAGCGAGATGAAGCCGGAATCGAATGCCGAATCGTGCAATTGTTTCACCTTTTCGCGGCCACAAGT TGTCGTCATCGTCTTCAGCGAGGAGTGCCAGCAGTTTCAGGGCAATGCGACAACCTGCGGcataatgcaattaaatgagTGCAagccagagcaggaggaggagcagcagttgtGA
- the LOC117894955 gene encoding putative mediator of RNA polymerase II transcription subunit 26, translating to MAKFSPMKQANQVLNQVKVGLHTVPVENNARMLPHSHTHHQFPGHYPSHMVPQQQQQQQEQHYQSQQQGQQHQQQIHHQPQSQHQQHHSQHQPQQQSHHIEQTQQQQDQNLIENVWHFSLQAIDRLDKWRGSDDKLGFFSLCLRPLIIQEPGIRRNVPELDHRLAMVIHQIIDDAAASITAKENAVLQERANQLLRRQELEQLRADLDRREVELRRQEAMALTLSEHQPRSHSPAGDPRATRYAEERPHARHLTPTKLAPNAAPLPAGQCTHFQDNEQNEGGAAAAREGADINYVCPQCEMEASAVTFNSVEFLQGEQAGEQPQDALMDGESLEESTNGINQQW from the coding sequence ATGGCCAAGTTTTCACCGATGAAGCAGGCGAATCAAGTGTTGAATCAGGTCAAGGTGGGACTGCACACAGTGCCCGTGGAGAATAATGCACGAATGCTGCCGCACAGCCACACGCATCATCAATTTCCGGGACACTATCCAAGCCACAtggtgccgcagcagcagcagcagcaacaggaacagcattaccagagccagcagcagggacagcagcatcagcagcagatccatcaccagccacagagccagcaccagcagcatcattcgcagcatcagccgcagcagcagagccatcACATCGAGcaaacccagcagcagcaagatcAAAATCTAATCGAAAACGTTTGGCACTTTTCGCTGCAGGCCATTGATCGCCTGGACAAGTGGCGCGGCAGCGACGACAAGCTCGGGTTCTTTTCACTTTGCCTGCGGCCTTTGATCATACAGGAGCCGGGCATACGTCGGAATGTCCCAGAACTCGATCACAGACTGGCCATGGTGATCCATCAGATCATAGACGATGCTGCCGCCTCGATCACGGCCAAGGAGAATGCCGTGCTGCAGGAGCGAGCGAATCAGCTGCTGCGACGCCAGGAACTGGAGCAACTGAGAGCGGATCTGGATCGACGGGAGGTGGAGTTGCGTCGCCAAGAGGCCATGGCCCTGACACTGAGCGAGCATCAGCCGCGTTCGCACTCCCCAGCCGGAGATCCACGGGCAACACGTTACGCTGAGGAGCGCCCACATGCGCGTCATCTGACGCCCACCAAACTGGCTCCGAATGCTGCTCCCTTGCCTGCGGGCCAGTGCACACATTTCCAGGACAACGAGCAGAATGAAGGCggagcagcggctgccagGGAGGGAGCAGACATTAATTATGTTTGCCCACAGTGCGAGATGGAGGCATCGGCGGTGACTTTCAACAGCGTGGAGTTTCTGCAGGGCGAACAGGCGGGCGAGCAGCCCCAAGATGCGCTGATGGACGGTGAATCCCTGGAGGAGTCCACCAATGGGATCAACCAACAGTGGTGA
- the LOC117893314 gene encoding probable deoxyhypusine synthase produces MSARPEIAKDAVLKRSERIPEGTPQVHGYDFNQGVDYSKLFESYVNTGFQATNLGLAMQEINKMLDCRAQPLDADQEDLHETDDFIRRRSKCTIFLGYTSNLVSSGMRETIRFLAEHRMIDCIVTTAGGVEEDFIKCLAPTFMGSFELNGRELRDRGINRIGNLLVPNDNYCKFEDWLMPLLDEMLEEQRDKGTVWSPSRIINRLGERIADPSSIYYWTAKNHIPVFCPALTDGSLGDMMYFHSFRQPGLVVDILSDLRRLNTMAVKAVNSGMIIVGGGVIKHHICNANLMRNGADYSVFINTASEFDGSDSGARPDEAISWGKIRKDATPVKVYAEASLVFPLIVAETFAKRHFSKKNVDISPV; encoded by the exons ATGTCAGCGAGACCAGAAATAGCAAAGGATGCTGTTTTGAAGCGTAGCGAGCGCATTCCTGAGGGCACGCCCCAGGTGCACGGCTACGACTTCAACCAGGGCGTGGATTACAGCAAACTCTTCGAGTCGTATGTAAACACCGGATTCCAGGCCACAAATCTCGGCCTGGCCATGCaagaaatcaacaaaatg CTGGATTGCAGGGCACAACCGCTGGACGCAGACCAGGAGGATCTCCATGAAACGGATGACTTCATTCGGCGGCGAAGCAAGTGCACCATTTTCCTGGGCTACACCTCGAACCTGGTGTCGTCCGGAATGAGGGAGACGATACGTTTCCTTGCCGAGCATCGCATGATCGACTGCATTGTGACCACCGCTGGCGGTGTGGAGGAGGATTTCATCAAATGCCTTGCACCCACATTTATGGGCTCCTTCGAGCTCAACGGACGTGAGCTGCGCGACCGGGGAATCAATCGCATTGGCAATCTGCTGGTGCCCAACGACAATTACTGCAAGTTTGAGGACTGGCTGATGCCGCTGCTCGATGAAATGCTCGAGGAACAGCGAGACAAGGGCACGGTCTGGTCTCCATCGCGCATCATCAATCGGCTGGGCGAACGGATTGCGGATCCCAGTTCGATCTACTACTGGACAGCCAAGAATCACATACCCGTCTTCTGTCCAGCGCTCACAGACGGCAGTCTGGGCGACATGATGTACTTCCACTCGTTCCGGCAGCCTGGCCTCGTCGTGGACATTCTCTCCGATCTGCGACGCCTCAACACAATGGCCGTGAAGGCCGTCAACAGCGGCATGATCATTGTGGGCGGTGGCGTCATCAAACATCACATTTGCAATGCCAATTTGATGCGCAATGGCGCGGATTACTCGGTGTTCATCAACACCGCCTCTGAGTTCGATGGCAGCGACAGTGGCGCACGACCCGACGAGGCCATATCCTGGGGCAAGATACGCAAAGATGCGACGCCAGTGAAAGTCTACGCCGAAGCCAGTTTGGTGTTTCCCCTGATTGTGGCTGAAACCTTTGCAAAGCGGCATTTTTCCAAGAAAAATGTAGACATTTCCCCAGTGTAA
- the LOC117893581 gene encoding nedd8-conjugating enzyme UbcE2M, translated as MIKLFTLKQQKKDGDQKGSGGQQKKASAAQLRIQKDISELNLPKTCVTEFPDADDLLNFKLIMSPDEGFYRDGRFVFNFRVGSNYPHEPPKVKCATQVYHPNIDLEGNVCLNILREDWNPVLTINSIVYGLQFLFLEPNPEDPLNKEAADVLQSNRRQFEYNVKKAMRGGCVGETYFECCLLK; from the exons ATGATTAAACTCTTTACGCtgaagcaacaaaagaaagacGGTGACCAAAAAGGGAGCGGTGGCCAGCAAAAGAAAGCATCGGCTGCCCAACTGCGCATACAAAAAG ATATTAGCGAACTGAACCTGCCAAAAACTTGcgtgacggagttcccggatGCCGATGATTTGCTCAacttcaaattaattatgtCCCCCGACGAGGGCTTCTACAGAGATGGTCGCTTTGTGTTCAATTTCCGCGTGGGCTCCAACTATCCGCACGAGCCACCAAAGGTGAAATGTGCAACGCAAGTCTACCATCCGAACATTGATCTCGAGGGCAATGTGTGTCTGAACATATTGCGCGAGGACTGGAATCCAGTGTTGACCATTAACTCGATAGTCTATGGCTTGCAATttctatttttg GAACCCAATCCTGAGGATCCACTCAACAAGGAGGCCGCCGATGTCCTGCAGAGCAATCGTCGCCAGTTCGAGTACAATGTGAAGAAGGCGATGCGTGGCGGTTGTGTGGGCGAGACCTACTTCGAGTGCTGCCTCCTCAAGTGA
- the LOC117893579 gene encoding mediator of RNA polymerase II transcription subunit 24, which yields MKENNKILQLIYVAWRERWSDSQWGINIKKVLPRGVSGDVYNLADCLMQQALIGSTANPLVLNYLKHSLCAHLVSHGAVLRCIAKYDKLERVYCITSLLEFLVGIVDGVTCRIKSEEAVLPGAVVQLVYWLLQIFARTVQHYELYGEISAEQSYMLDQTCAVIDRISQHQFMLSMLYVGCHEEFECHGKIRDKYATIKGSLTNSNFTLSSPGVEQQLQQFAYIDVSHLDLQQLNVLPAEKISYCVQPLLAVEVLLIPCKETSYYVAELQMLQRLKRYTNTRLFYEIIRAGFLTLSNVADTSPDTMWGAFMFFKMPHIIKQLHALQRVPGEQPPPADYIPELVEALELLIQDNLLLDYMDTKCSCNMIEFLLNDWTKQQLVNDVHVKKFASQREASSLLLKKCDNGQQTPSNIIFIKRAEVPLSGVLKTLCTNKVQDMVNVLCQVPVGNSFELILSVATVDGRLKTFVSRLIQCNENSKPVPAELGKLNVTRSTLFDVSFLMLTSIVQTYGSDVVLSDRGDSFFEKWVRECMVERNKLKNPRQILALCDDSMVDELLLSLSKPEAAQLKPCTLSWQETCLNLPGVLHHVLIAWEQETLSSADVKSILDNIKRRLFSFSVCATSFLCAYMYSVRETELLKPLNMIQQFLAPLTSEELSSQEYAKERLALSYPIIRKMQHDVHPAPSTKSRLISHSPLIEQFREVWKTVAEAGHLPVRAAQTLESLLLAGGAAWLATQLVEQLLTCKYIRDMSKAMDIVFAVMHLDIEKSTEALLQYVVPPLMLRRQGEDINEPQSLVLARLCVYCVISCLETRSAAASSSLKKRSRSHDEEELASNVAKVRKVIGDGSENSNDFTDNAAAGLAGGPRLASPSSTEVRGTPLSLKEPLQSSIQHIFGVFVQFVSGDELSPKAVFVYQFISLLVECGGERVAPVLRLLPANLVQQLLKVLPTEDIRVGLISRLYDLRVPGGRQAAVSDLCLWRNMQMARHSIHL from the exons ATGAAGGAGAACAACAAAATCCTCCAGCTGATCTATGTGGCGTGGCGCGAACGCTGGTCGGACTCGCAATGGGGCATCAACATCAAGAAG GTGCTGCCGCGAGGTGTCAGCGGCGATGTCTACAATCTGGCCGATTGCCTCATGCAGCAGGCGCTCATCGGTTCCACAGCTAATCCG CTGGTGCTCAACTACCTGAAGCACTCGCTGTGCGCGCACCTCGTCTCGCATGGCGCTGTGCTGCGTTGCATTGCCAAATACGATAAGCTGGAGCGTGTCTACTGTATCACATCGTTGCTGGAGTTCCTAGTTGGCATTGTGGATGGTGTCACCTGTCGCATCAAATCAGAGGAGGCTGTGCTGCCGGGCGCTGTCGTCCAGCTGGTCTACTGGCTGCTCCAGATCTTCGCCCGCACCGTGCAGCACTACGAGCTGTACGGGGAGATCAGTGCGGAGCAGTCGTACATGCTGGACCAGACCTGTGCCGTCATCGATCGTATTAGTCAGCATCAGTTTATGCTCTCCATGCTGTATGTGGGCTGCCACGAGGAGTTCGAGTGCCACGGCAAGATACGCGACAAATATGCGACCATCAAGGGCTCGCTCACCAACTCCAACTTTACGCTCAGCTCGCCCggcgtggagcagcagctgcagcagttcgCCTACATAGACGTCTCCCATTTGGACTTGCAGCAGTTGAACGTGCTGCCCGCGGAGAAGATCTCGTACTGcgtgcagccgctgctggccgTGGAGGTGCTGCTCATACCCTGCAAGGAGACCAGCTACTACGTGGCggagctgcagatgctgcagcgcCTGAAGCGCTACACCAACACGCGTCTGTTCTACGAGATTATACGCGCGGGCTTCCTCACGCTCAGCAATGTGGCCGACACCAGTCCGGACACCATGTGGGGCGCATTTATGTTCTTCAAGATGCCGCACATCATCAAGCAGCTGCATGCGCTGCAGCGTGTGCCCGGCGAGCAGCCGCCACCCGCGGACTATATACCCGAGCTGGTGGAGGCCCTGGAGCTGCTCATACAGGATAATCTGCTGCTGGACTACATGGACACCAAATGCTCGTGCAACATGATCGAATTTCTGCTCAACGATTGGACCAAACAGCAGCTGGTGAACGATGTGCATGTGAAGAAGTTTGCCAGCCAGCG TGAggcctcctcgctgctgctcaagAAGTGCGACAATGGCCAGCAGACGCCTTCCAACATAATCTTCATCAAGCGCGCCGAGGTGCCGCTCTCGGGCGTGCTGAAAACTTTGTGCACCAACAAAGTGCAGGACATGGTGAATGTGTTGTGCCAGGTGCCGGTGGGCAATAGCTTCGAGCTGATACTCTCCGTGGCCACCGTGGATGGGCGGCTGAAGACCTTCGTCTCGCGGCTGATTCAGTGCAATGAGAACTCCAAGCCAGTGCCCGCGGAGCTGGGCAAGCTCAATGTCACGCGCTCCACGCTGTTTGATGTCTCCTTTCTGATGCTCACCAGCATTGTGCAGACCTATGGCTCAGAT GTTGTGCTCTCCGACCGCGGGGACTCGTTCTTCGAAAAGTGGGTGAGGGAGTGCATGGTGGAGCGTAACAAGTTGAAGAATCCCCGCCAGATATTGGCGCTCTGCGATGACAGCATGGtggatgagctgctgctgagtcTGAGCAAACCGGAGGCCGCACAACTGAAGCCCTGCACGCTGAGCTGGCAGGAGACGTGCCTGAATCTGCCCGGTGTGCTGCATCACGTGCTGATTGCCTGGGAGCAGGAGACACTCTCCTCGGCGGACGTCAAGAGCATTCTGGACAACATCAAGCGACGGCTGTTCAGCTTCTCCGTCTGCGCCACGAGCTTTCTGTGCGCCTACATGTATTCGGTGCGGGAAACGGAGCTGCTGAAGCCCCTCAACATGATCCAGCAGTTCCTGGCGCCGCTCACCAGCGAGGAGCTGTCCAGTCAGGAGTACGCCAAGGAGCGGCTCGCGCTCTCCTATCCAATCATCAGAAAAATGCAGCACGATGTGCATCCCGCGCCCAGCACCAAATCCCGCCTTATCTCCCACTCGCCGCTCATCGAGCAGTTCCGCGAGGTGTGGAAAACGGTGGCCGAGGCGGGGCACTTGCCCGTGCGCGCCGCTCAGACGCtggagtcgctgctgctggctggtggtgCTGCGTGGCTGGCCACGCAActggtggagcagctgctcacCTGCAAGTACATACGCGACATGTCCAAAGCCATGGACATTGTGTTTGCCGTCATGCATCTGGACATTGAGAAGAGCACCGAGGCGCTGCTGCAGTATGTGGTGCCACCGCTGATGCTGCGTCGCCAGGG CGAGGACATAAATGAGCCGCAGTCATTGGTGCTGGCGCGACTCTGCGTCTATTGTGTCATCTCCTGTTTGGAGACGCGCAGCGCTGCGGCTTCCTCCTCGCTGAAGAAGCGTTCGCGCTCCCatgatgaggaggagctggccagCAATGTGGCCAAGGTGCGCAAAGTCATTGGCGATGGCAGCGAGAACTCCAACGATTTTACAGACAACGCCGCTGCGGGCTTGGCAGGCGGCCCGCGTCTTGCCTCTCCGTCCAGCACTGAGGTGCGTGGCACGCCCCTGAGCTTGAAGGAGCCCCTACAGTCGAGTATTCAGCACATTTTCGGTGTATTTGTACAATTTGTGAGCGGCGACGAGCTGTCACCCAAGGCCGTCTTTGTTTATCAATTCATTTCGCTGCTGGTCGAGTGCGGTGGCGAGCGCGTGGCGCCcgtgctgcggctgctgccagcgaATCTCGTGCAGCAATTGCTCAAGGTGCTGCCCACCGAGGACATACGTGTGGGTCTCATCAGCAGACTCTACGACCTGCGCGTCCCGGGCGGGCGACAGGCGGCCGTGTCGGATCTCTGCTTGTGGCGCAACATGCAAATGGCCAGGCACAGCATACACCTGTGA
- the LOC117893580 gene encoding LOW QUALITY PROTEIN: protein tumorous imaginal discs, mitochondrial (The sequence of the model RefSeq protein was modified relative to this genomic sequence to represent the inferred CDS: inserted 1 base in 1 codon) — translation MQRLCLYTVRALRTRKPSRLYSKYQFKEPKTFYYPDRKAETERKSGGGGVVNEQTQRQQLEPSCKPRDFYYKVLGVGKYASSKEIRNAYLMLAKRYHPDKMRSEKSLKHFQDISNAYHILTDDNKRLEYDQLGGVTDEQAFLELATVNPTILGQKLNEAKKLQAETDASDEINKLMRAKGKNCELELKLSFEEAANGCKKRLDVRYLRKCAKCGGKSQLMTHRDVGKEPCRRCNGSGQLTRRTVTFTSAKTCEQCKGKGYINRRDCEPCGNRGFIVSGVEVLVKVPPGSKDGEVMTIQNPNTNERINYRLVVERSDYFRRDGLNVYSDKLLTISQAILGGTFTVPGLHEPVELRVXPGTQPNTQIIIKSRGIRSEQGVGNHIVTLKVFIPTKLSMKQRLLFLGLAQAEDPIFERQTSSSYRNSKL, via the exons atgcaacgtTTGTGCCTGTACACGGTGCGCGCGCTTCGCACCCGAAAGCCCTCGCGTCTCTACTCCAAATACCAATTTAAGGAGCCAAAAACCTTCTACTATCCCGATCGTAAGGCAGAAACTGAACGCaagagcggcggcggcggggtGGTCAATGAGCAAACGCAACGCCAGCAGCTCGAACCCAGCTGCAAGCCGCGGGACTTTTACTACAAGGTGCTGGGCGTGGGCAAGTACGCCAGCAGCAAGGAGATACGCAATGCCTACCTGATGCTGGCCAAGCGCTATCATCCGGACAAGATGCGCTCGGAGAAGTCACTGAAACACTTTCAGGACATCTCGAATGCCTATCACATCCTCACAGACGACAACAAGCGGCTGGAGTATGACCAGCTGGGCGGTGTCACGGACGAGCAGGCATTCCTCGAGCTGGCCACGGTCAATCCGACCATTTTGGGGCAGAAGCTGAACGAAGCAAAGAAGCTACAAGCGGAAACCGATGCCAGCGATG AAATCAACAAACTGATGCGCGCCAAGGGCAAAAACTGCGAGCTCGAGCTCAAGCTCAGCTTTGAGGAAGCCGCCAATGGCTGCAAGAAGCGCTTGGACGTGCGCTACCTGCGCAAGTGCGCCAAGTGCGGTGGCAAGTCGCAGCTCATGACCCACCGCGATGTCGGCAAGGAGCCCTGTCGACGCTGCAATGGCTCCGGGCAGCTGACCCGACGCACCGTGACCTTTACATCCGCCAAGACTTGCGAGCAGTGCAAGGGCAAGGGCTACATCAATCGTCGCGACTGCGAGCCGTGCGGCAATCGCGGTTTTATAGTGTCCGGTGTCGAGGTGCTGGTCAAGGTGCCGCCTGGCTCCAAGGACGGCGAAGTGATGACCATCCAGAACCCAAACACCAACGAACGCATCAACTATCGCCTGGTGGTCGAGCGCAGTGACTACTTTCGCCGTGATGGCCTGAATGTGTACAGCGACAAGTTGCTCACCATATCGCAGGCCATTTTGGGCGGCACTTTCACCGTGCCCGGCCTCCACGAGCCCGTGGAGCTACGCG GCCCCGGAACGCAGCCAAACACCCAGATAATAATCAAGAGCAGAGGCATACGCTCCGAGCAGGGTGTGGGCAACCACATAGTCACTTTGAAGGTGTTTATACCCACGAAACTGTCCATGAAGCAGCGTCTGCTGTTCTTGGGTTTGGCCCAGGCGGAGGATCCCATTTTCGAGCGTCAAACCTCAAGCTCCTATAGGAACTCCAAACTCTAA